A portion of the Thalassotalea sp. LPB0316 genome contains these proteins:
- a CDS encoding 3-deoxy-7-phosphoheptulonate synthase, with amino-acid sequence MSTVKKSRLNDIHVNAEEVLITPKALREQLPLNKKGREFVEQARDTIANIIHKKDHRLLVISGPCSIHDVTAAKEYAQKLKALHEAYKDSLYIVMRVYFEKPRTTVGWKGLINDPHMDGSFDVSAGLFQARQLLIDLTEMGIPLATEALDPISPQYLAELFSWSAIGARTTESQTHREMASGLSMPIGFKNGTNGSLDVAINALKSAASSHRFMGINRQGQVALIKTSGNPDGHVILRGGKQPNYDSVNVSLCEQELEKSNLSPSLVIDCSHSNSNKDYRRQPLVADNVFNQIVDGNTSIIGIMLESHLNAGNQSADLPKHALSYGVSVTDACIDFETTEQLIAKAHNKLNQVLKQRLSH; translated from the coding sequence ATGTCGACAGTTAAAAAAAGTCGTTTAAACGATATTCACGTTAATGCTGAAGAAGTGTTAATTACCCCTAAAGCGCTGCGTGAGCAATTACCACTCAACAAAAAGGGGCGGGAATTTGTCGAGCAGGCACGTGACACCATCGCCAACATTATTCACAAGAAAGATCACCGTTTATTAGTTATTTCTGGGCCGTGTTCAATTCATGATGTTACTGCGGCAAAAGAGTATGCTCAAAAGCTTAAAGCGTTGCACGAGGCATATAAAGATAGCTTGTATATTGTCATGCGAGTTTACTTTGAAAAACCTAGAACAACGGTTGGCTGGAAGGGCTTAATTAACGATCCTCACATGGATGGCTCATTCGATGTCAGTGCCGGATTATTTCAGGCGCGTCAATTATTGATTGATCTTACTGAAATGGGCATCCCTTTGGCTACAGAAGCGCTTGATCCTATTAGCCCACAATATTTAGCTGAATTATTTAGTTGGTCGGCAATTGGTGCTCGAACAACCGAGTCGCAAACGCATCGAGAAATGGCGAGTGGCTTATCAATGCCAATTGGTTTCAAAAATGGTACTAATGGCAGTTTAGATGTGGCGATTAATGCGCTTAAATCGGCAGCGTCATCACATCGCTTTATGGGCATCAATCGCCAAGGCCAAGTCGCGTTAATTAAAACCTCGGGTAACCCTGACGGCCATGTTATTTTGCGTGGTGGCAAGCAGCCTAATTACGATTCGGTTAATGTTTCGCTATGTGAGCAAGAACTAGAAAAAAGCAATTTGTCGCCGAGTTTAGTGATCGATTGTAGCCACAGTAATTCAAACAAAGATTATCGCCGCCAGCCACTGGTTGCCGATAATGTGTTTAACCAAATAGTGGATGGTAATACCTCGATTATCGGTATTATGCTTGAGAGTCATTTAAACGCCGGTAACCAAAGTGCCGATTTGCCAAAGCATGCGCTTAGCTACGGGGTTTCTGTTACCGATGCTTGTATCGATTTTGAAACAACAGAGCAGTTAATTGCCAAGGCTCACAATAAACTTAACCAGGTACTCAAACAGCGCCTTAGCCATTGA
- the tyrA gene encoding bifunctional chorismate mutase/prephenate dehydrogenase produces the protein MKDFEPQLIALRDQIDEIDQALVELLAKRRLVTRQVGKLKSEVGKPIFDPEREAALIDKRRQQASAAGVNADLIEDVLRRIMRDSYQSQDESGYLSVHQTPKNVVVIGGAGQLGSIFVDLFKRTKYRVDIIEQADWPMAEPVLAKADLVIVSVPIRITPFIIQQLNNLPSDCILADVTSVKESPLYEMMKVHQGPVVGLHPMFGPDVTGLVKQTIIMCEGREPERYQWLLDQLKIWGAKIYPVSAHEHDQAMSMVQVMRHFSTIAYGYHLMTEGANLQQLVDMSSPIYRLEIIMVGRLFAQDPVLYTDIIFANPENISMMKRFAYRFLELLEDVEMGDKEDFITMFNQVSDWFGDYADIFLSESKSMLLKANELKKD, from the coding sequence ATGAAGGATTTTGAACCGCAATTAATTGCACTGCGAGATCAAATTGATGAAATCGATCAAGCGCTTGTTGAACTGCTGGCAAAGCGCCGTTTAGTAACGCGGCAAGTTGGCAAGCTCAAAAGTGAAGTAGGCAAGCCCATTTTTGACCCCGAGCGCGAAGCAGCGTTGATCGATAAACGTCGTCAGCAAGCTAGCGCTGCAGGTGTCAACGCGGATTTGATTGAAGATGTATTGCGCCGGATAATGCGTGACTCATATCAAAGCCAAGATGAAAGTGGTTATTTATCGGTTCATCAAACGCCAAAAAATGTTGTGGTTATTGGTGGTGCAGGGCAGCTTGGTTCGATCTTTGTCGATTTGTTCAAACGCACAAAATATCGCGTTGATATTATTGAACAAGCTGATTGGCCAATGGCTGAACCTGTGCTGGCGAAAGCCGATTTAGTGATAGTGTCGGTGCCAATTCGCATTACACCGTTTATTATTCAACAGCTCAATAACTTGCCTTCAGATTGTATTTTAGCGGATGTTACGTCGGTTAAAGAGTCGCCGCTTTATGAAATGATGAAAGTGCATCAAGGGCCAGTCGTTGGCTTACACCCGATGTTTGGTCCAGATGTTACCGGCTTGGTAAAGCAAACCATTATTATGTGTGAAGGCAGAGAGCCAGAGCGCTATCAATGGTTACTCGATCAATTAAAAATCTGGGGAGCAAAAATCTACCCCGTTTCAGCGCATGAACATGATCAGGCAATGTCGATGGTGCAGGTAATGCGGCATTTCTCGACCATTGCTTATGGCTATCATTTGATGACAGAAGGCGCGAACCTACAACAGCTGGTTGATATGAGCTCGCCTATTTACCGCCTTGAAATTATCATGGTTGGTCGATTATTTGCCCAAGATCCAGTGCTTTACACCGATATTATTTTTGCTAACCCCGAAAATATCAGTATGATGAAGCGATTCGCCTACCGCTTTTTAGAGTTACTTGAAGATGTTGAAATGGGCGATAAGGAAGACTTTATTACCATGTTCAATCAGGTATCAGATTGGTTTGGTGACTATGCGGATATTTTCCTCTCTGAAAGTAAGTCTATGTTATTAAAAGCTAATGAATTGAAGAAAGACTAA
- a CDS encoding thioredoxin family protein produces the protein MQKVSWLIIAALIITGFSFVTHAGSKPEHDFPVGDMTQEQVLEHQGFKQSFDNFSLTEDERDKVQMWGKDIRIDVFFAIWCHDSEREVPRLLKALETKPGAQIKLYALDVKKSDPKGLAKLNKVKYTPTMIVYVDDKEVGRVIERPEVSLVEDIHQLLVK, from the coding sequence ATGCAAAAAGTAAGTTGGCTGATTATCGCCGCACTGATCATCACAGGGTTCTCTTTTGTTACCCACGCAGGTAGTAAGCCTGAACACGATTTTCCTGTAGGAGATATGACACAAGAGCAAGTACTTGAACACCAAGGGTTTAAGCAAAGCTTTGACAACTTTAGCTTAACCGAAGATGAACGGGATAAGGTGCAAATGTGGGGTAAAGATATTCGCATCGACGTATTCTTTGCCATTTGGTGCCACGATAGTGAGCGCGAAGTACCCCGCCTACTTAAGGCGCTAGAAACAAAGCCCGGTGCCCAAATCAAGCTTTATGCTTTAGATGTCAAAAAGTCTGATCCGAAAGGGCTTGCCAAATTAAATAAGGTTAAGTACACGCCAACCATGATTGTTTATGTTGACGATAAAGAAGTGGGTCGAGTCATTGAAAGGCCTGAAGTTAGTTTAGTCGAAGACATCCATCAGTTGTTAGTCAAATAG
- a CDS encoding putative toxin-antitoxin system toxin component, PIN family, which yields MKVIIDTNVLINVLRSSSTRSASYKVLELCLKQELNPQMGAALFAEHEDVAYRDHIIRKSIYDTYEIDQILDGYFSVCDWVKINYLWRPNLKDEGDNHIVDLAVASNAKYVITQNVKDLLSGDLKSSFEVLTPEDFLKKVI from the coding sequence ATGAAAGTAATTATTGATACGAACGTACTAATCAATGTTCTGCGTAGTTCTTCCACTCGAAGTGCAAGTTACAAGGTGTTGGAGCTTTGCTTAAAACAAGAGCTTAATCCTCAAATGGGAGCAGCTTTATTTGCAGAACATGAAGATGTTGCATACCGAGATCATATCATTAGAAAAAGTATTTATGACACGTATGAAATAGACCAAATATTAGATGGTTATTTTAGCGTATGTGACTGGGTCAAAATAAACTATTTGTGGCGTCCGAATTTGAAAGACGAAGGCGATAATCATATTGTGGACTTAGCTGTTGCAAGTAATGCTAAATATGTAATTACACAAAACGTTAAAGATTTACTTTCTGGTGATTTGAAATCTTCTTTTGAAGTATTAACGCCAGAAGACTTTTTGAAAAAGGTGATTTGA
- a CDS encoding toxin-antitoxin system HicB family antitoxin: MATITYRTTDEKKEKLTALASEQHLSVNKVLDELVTIAITERDAFARFQARANRGDAENALNVLKSKALN, from the coding sequence ATGGCTACCATTACATACCGTACAACAGATGAAAAAAAAGAAAAGCTAACTGCACTGGCTTCTGAGCAACATCTCAGTGTTAATAAAGTGCTAGATGAACTTGTTACTATAGCCATCACTGAACGAGATGCCTTTGCCCGTTTTCAAGCAAGAGCTAATCGTGGTGATGCTGAAAATGCTTTAAACGTATTAAAGTCTAAAGCTTTGAATTAG
- a CDS encoding outer membrane beta-barrel protein, with protein MKSISCMLVLALFSSVCNAAATNKGFEITPWFGYSMSSDLNDSQASDLSVDSGPSLGFSVAWYDSPNGQGQVMLSRVSHQYDIGDNQTQDLDITYGHFSGVALFHQESYITTVSLGIGFAQFDAEYGDDVFASAGVAVGTRYNISQQLAFVTEIRSNISLVDEDSDIFCQNAVCSAQFQDTLWFDTSFSIGLAYQF; from the coding sequence ATGAAGTCAATAAGTTGTATGCTGGTCCTCGCATTATTTAGTAGCGTTTGCAACGCGGCAGCGACTAATAAGGGGTTTGAAATCACACCATGGTTTGGGTACAGCATGAGCAGTGATTTAAATGATAGCCAAGCAAGTGACTTATCCGTCGATAGTGGCCCTAGCCTAGGCTTTAGTGTCGCTTGGTACGATAGCCCAAATGGTCAAGGTCAAGTCATGTTAAGCCGTGTCAGCCACCAATATGACATAGGTGACAACCAAACACAGGATCTCGACATTACTTACGGGCATTTTAGTGGTGTGGCGCTGTTTCACCAAGAAAGTTATATCACGACCGTCTCACTGGGCATTGGCTTTGCCCAATTTGATGCAGAATACGGTGATGACGTATTTGCTTCTGCCGGTGTCGCAGTAGGTACGCGTTATAATATTTCCCAACAGTTGGCATTTGTCACTGAGATCAGAAGCAACATCAGCTTAGTCGATGAAGATTCCGATATATTTTGCCAAAATGCGGTTTGTAGTGCCCAGTTCCAAGATACTTTATGGTTCGATACCTCGTTTTCTATTGGTCTAGCCTACCAGTTTTAA
- a CDS encoding efflux RND transporter periplasmic adaptor subunit — MSTSISTRLPLIILAAMLIGVVVYLQWPQEAQQQQRSARTVSVKTAQAQIQDFKDTVESLGSAIANEQVLITSKSSDLVEQISFEDGQLVKAGDVLVRLNSQEEQAKVKELEANLAESVAQLNRLQDLYQKKATSKSVVEEQEAKTKAIGAQLMSAKTKLYDLTIRAPFDGVLGFREISLGAYISAGDVITSLDDLSQVKVDFKIPERFFTTLKVGQKVEATNAAYQEVFVGKVSSIDSRIDPTTRMVKVRAIVANEEQKLRAGMLLKIVVERQVEQILMVPESAIIPIENDHFVFTINDGKAQKTQVTIGRRQPGIVEIKAGLTAGQDVVIEGALKLREGSAVNVLE; from the coding sequence ATGTCTACGTCTATTTCTACACGATTACCTTTGATTATTCTCGCAGCAATGCTGATCGGCGTTGTTGTCTATTTACAGTGGCCACAAGAGGCTCAACAACAACAGCGCTCGGCGCGCACCGTATCAGTGAAAACGGCTCAAGCTCAGATCCAAGATTTTAAAGATACCGTTGAATCACTTGGCAGTGCAATTGCTAATGAGCAAGTACTTATTACCTCTAAAAGCTCTGATTTGGTCGAGCAAATTTCGTTTGAAGATGGTCAATTAGTAAAAGCTGGAGATGTGTTAGTAAGGCTCAATAGCCAAGAAGAACAAGCTAAGGTCAAAGAGCTTGAAGCCAATTTAGCCGAATCTGTCGCACAGCTTAATCGCTTGCAGGACCTATATCAGAAAAAAGCCACGTCGAAATCAGTGGTCGAAGAGCAAGAAGCTAAAACTAAAGCGATTGGTGCTCAATTAATGAGTGCAAAAACCAAGTTATACGATTTAACGATTAGAGCGCCATTTGACGGTGTTTTAGGCTTTAGAGAAATCAGTTTAGGGGCTTATATTAGTGCTGGTGATGTTATCACGAGTTTAGATGATCTCAGCCAAGTAAAGGTTGACTTTAAAATTCCAGAGCGATTTTTTACTACCTTGAAAGTGGGTCAAAAAGTAGAAGCGACTAACGCGGCATACCAAGAAGTGTTTGTCGGTAAAGTTAGTTCAATTGATTCGCGTATCGACCCGACCACGAGAATGGTCAAGGTTCGGGCGATAGTGGCTAATGAAGAGCAAAAACTGCGCGCCGGCATGCTACTTAAGATTGTTGTAGAGCGTCAAGTTGAGCAAATATTAATGGTACCGGAAAGCGCGATTATTCCAATTGAAAATGATCATTTTGTTTTCACGATTAACGACGGTAAAGCGCAAAAAACTCAGGTTACCATCGGGCGTCGTCAGCCTGGCATCGTTGAGATAAAAGCGGGTTTAACAGCCGGCCAAGATGTTGTGATTGAAGGAGCGCTCAAGTTACGCGAAGGCAGCGCTGTTAACGTGTTGGAGTAA
- a CDS encoding efflux RND transporter permease subunit: MILSDLSVKRPVFATVINLLLVTFGIVAFFFLPLREYPDINPPVVSINTAYPGASAAIVETKITQVLEDRISGVEGVKNITSNSRVGRSNITIEFELDRDIDAATNDVRDRISRALRQMPEQADPPQVFKANDDESVIVWFVLQSESLSTLELTDYANRYIVDRFSVVDGVAQVRVGGGRTYAMKVFLDKARMAARGVTVDDVESTLRSENIELPAGEIESIDRDFSIRVERSFLTAEDFANLVIARSNDNTLVRLSDVARVEVSAEDDENMFKGNGKNMVGLGIIKQSKANTLEVVKAARSEMEKIREGLPMGTQILNSYDSSVFIQGSIDEVYNTLFIAMLMVVLVIFLFLGNIRATFIPAVTVPVALIGSLIVLSSLDFSINLLTLLALVLAIGLVVDDAIVVLENIYRRIEAGQTPLMAAYQGGREVAFAVVATTLVLVAVFVPLVFLSGNIGRLFTEFALAIAAAVVFSSFTALSLTPMMCSKLLRRKERTSSFGQLLDRGFAKLEEKYKNSLRYTIKQPLMLVVVVALALFATFSLVNKLPSEYTPKEDRGNMFVIMQGAEGASYENNVKNMNQIEGMLLEYLERGDLDRVITRVPGFGGTGGIAIIGLPDWGERNISTFEFAARFNRELASVTDVRAFAIMRRGIGGGGNSQPVEFVLQGNTYEELAKWRDIVIAKAQENPNLLSVNSDYKETFPQLLVQIDQNRAYDLGVPVGDIAKTLETMLGQRRVTTYVERGEEYDVILEGFKEDYKSPQDIDNIYVRSRKSGELIPLANLLTIKENATSSQLNRYNRLRSVTITANLAPGYALGDALAYLNQVVDENLPSDAQVDYKGQSLLLKESGNSIAFVFLLALLITFLVLSAQFESFIHPFVILLTVPLALVGALMGLELMGMSLNIYSQIGIVMLIGLAAKNGILIVEFANQLRDKGISFEEALLQASQQRLRPIVMTTFTTVTSAIPLVLATGPGAESRMVIGVVIFAGVSVASIFTLFVVPGAYYWLCRNTGSPEAIAKQIAKEEQAQ; the protein is encoded by the coding sequence GTGATTTTATCTGATTTGTCGGTAAAACGCCCTGTTTTTGCCACCGTTATTAATCTCTTGTTGGTGACCTTTGGTATTGTCGCATTTTTCTTTTTACCGCTGCGAGAATATCCGGATATTAACCCGCCAGTCGTAAGTATTAATACTGCTTATCCCGGGGCGAGTGCGGCGATTGTCGAAACGAAAATTACCCAGGTTCTTGAGGATCGCATCAGTGGGGTAGAAGGGGTAAAAAACATCACCTCAAATTCACGTGTTGGTCGCTCAAATATTACGATAGAGTTTGAGTTAGACCGCGATATCGACGCGGCAACTAACGACGTTCGTGACCGCATCTCAAGGGCGTTGCGACAAATGCCTGAGCAGGCAGACCCTCCTCAAGTCTTTAAAGCCAATGATGACGAAAGCGTTATTGTTTGGTTCGTTTTACAATCTGAATCGCTCTCAACACTCGAGCTGACTGATTACGCCAACCGCTATATCGTTGATCGCTTTTCCGTGGTTGATGGTGTTGCTCAAGTGCGCGTTGGTGGTGGTCGAACCTATGCGATGAAGGTGTTTTTAGATAAAGCGCGCATGGCGGCACGGGGTGTAACCGTCGATGACGTTGAAAGCACATTGCGCTCTGAAAATATTGAATTGCCGGCCGGTGAAATAGAGTCGATAGATCGCGATTTTTCAATTCGCGTTGAGCGCAGTTTCCTTACCGCTGAAGATTTTGCCAACCTTGTTATTGCGCGCTCAAATGACAACACGTTAGTGCGACTTTCTGATGTTGCGCGGGTTGAAGTGAGCGCCGAAGACGACGAGAACATGTTTAAAGGCAACGGCAAAAACATGGTTGGTCTGGGGATCATCAAGCAATCAAAAGCCAATACTTTAGAGGTGGTCAAAGCGGCGCGAAGCGAAATGGAGAAAATTCGCGAAGGCCTGCCGATGGGCACTCAGATCTTAAATAGTTATGATTCCTCAGTGTTTATTCAAGGCTCAATAGATGAAGTCTACAATACCTTGTTTATTGCCATGTTAATGGTGGTGTTGGTTATCTTCTTGTTCTTGGGCAATATCCGCGCAACTTTTATTCCCGCGGTTACCGTACCTGTAGCCTTAATTGGTTCGCTGATCGTGTTATCTAGCTTAGATTTTTCAATTAACTTACTGACCTTGTTAGCGCTTGTTTTAGCCATTGGCTTGGTCGTTGATGACGCGATCGTCGTGTTGGAAAATATCTACCGCCGCATTGAAGCCGGTCAAACGCCATTAATGGCGGCTTATCAAGGTGGCCGTGAAGTTGCCTTTGCCGTAGTGGCAACGACCTTGGTGCTAGTCGCTGTGTTTGTTCCTTTGGTTTTCTTATCTGGCAACATTGGCCGGCTATTTACTGAATTTGCTCTCGCTATTGCCGCAGCGGTTGTGTTTTCAAGTTTTACTGCGTTGTCGTTAACCCCGATGATGTGCTCTAAACTCCTCAGGCGTAAAGAGCGTACGTCCTCGTTTGGCCAACTACTTGACCGTGGCTTTGCCAAGCTAGAAGAGAAGTATAAAAACAGCTTACGTTATACGATAAAACAACCTTTGATGTTGGTTGTTGTCGTTGCTTTAGCCTTGTTTGCAACCTTTTCACTGGTTAACAAACTGCCTTCAGAATACACGCCTAAAGAAGATCGCGGCAATATGTTTGTCATTATGCAAGGCGCTGAAGGCGCGAGTTACGAAAACAACGTTAAAAACATGAATCAAATAGAGGGCATGTTACTTGAGTACCTAGAGCGCGGTGATTTAGATCGCGTGATCACTCGTGTTCCTGGCTTTGGCGGTACTGGTGGTATTGCTATTATTGGTTTACCCGATTGGGGTGAGCGCAATATTTCAACCTTTGAGTTTGCTGCCCGTTTTAATCGTGAGCTTGCCTCAGTCACCGATGTGCGCGCCTTCGCTATTATGCGCCGAGGCATTGGCGGGGGCGGTAATAGTCAACCCGTAGAGTTTGTTTTACAGGGCAATACTTATGAGGAGTTGGCCAAGTGGCGTGATATTGTGATTGCCAAGGCACAAGAAAACCCGAACTTGTTAAGTGTTAATAGTGACTACAAGGAAACCTTCCCACAGCTATTGGTGCAAATTGATCAAAATCGCGCCTACGACTTAGGTGTGCCAGTGGGCGATATCGCAAAAACATTGGAAACGATGTTAGGGCAACGCCGCGTTACCACCTATGTTGAACGCGGTGAAGAATACGATGTTATTTTGGAAGGCTTTAAAGAAGACTATAAGAGCCCGCAAGATATCGACAATATTTACGTGCGATCGCGTAAAAGTGGCGAATTAATTCCGCTGGCTAATTTATTGACCATCAAAGAAAATGCGACATCTTCACAATTAAATCGCTACAACCGTTTACGCAGTGTAACGATTACCGCCAACCTTGCGCCAGGTTATGCGTTAGGTGATGCATTGGCGTACTTGAATCAAGTGGTCGATGAGAACTTACCAAGTGATGCTCAGGTTGACTACAAAGGCCAGTCATTGCTATTAAAAGAATCGGGTAACTCAATCGCCTTCGTTTTCTTATTAGCGTTACTTATCACCTTTTTGGTGTTGTCAGCACAATTTGAGAGCTTTATTCATCCGTTTGTCATTCTGTTAACGGTGCCATTAGCACTTGTTGGCGCCCTGATGGGGTTGGAGTTGATGGGGATGAGCTTAAATATCTATTCGCAAATCGGGATAGTTATGCTCATTGGTTTAGCAGCCAAAAATGGTATCTTGATTGTTGAGTTTGCCAACCAGCTGCGCGATAAAGGCATATCCTTTGAAGAAGCACTGCTTCAAGCCTCACAACAGCGTTTGCGTCCGATAGTGATGACAACCTTTACCACCGTAACAAGTGCTATTCCGCTAGTCTTAGCAACTGGCCCAGGCGCTGAGTCAAGGATGGTAATAGGTGTGGTAATTTTTGCTGGTGTATCAGTGGCCAGTATCTTCACTTTATTCGTTGTGCCAGGTGCTTACTATTGGCTGTGTCGAAATACCGGCTCACCTGAAGCTATCGCGAAGCAAATAG